One Erythrobacter aureus DNA segment encodes these proteins:
- a CDS encoding Crp/Fnr family transcriptional regulator, translating into MHDTQNPLPKSYCDACAIRNRAICADLDEREIALLNGIGRRRKLSAGEQLMWEGDEAVLVANVIEGVLKLSSHSADGKEQILGLVYPSDFLGRPFGKTSPYGVEALTDAHICVFERTDFDRFAREHPRLEHKLLERTLSELDRTRRWMLLLGRMNAEQKVASFLLEMAERLGTNQASGPETTVSLPLSRQQIADVLGLTIETVSRQLTRLRGAGAIDLPSRREIVLRDTADLESRAG; encoded by the coding sequence ATGCACGACACGCAGAATCCCCTTCCCAAGAGCTATTGCGACGCCTGTGCCATTCGCAACCGAGCGATCTGCGCCGATCTCGACGAGCGCGAAATCGCCCTGCTCAACGGAATCGGACGGCGCCGGAAACTGTCTGCCGGCGAGCAGTTGATGTGGGAAGGCGACGAGGCAGTTCTCGTGGCCAATGTGATCGAAGGCGTTTTGAAGCTCTCTTCGCATTCCGCCGATGGCAAGGAACAGATCCTGGGGCTCGTCTATCCTTCCGACTTCCTCGGTCGTCCCTTCGGTAAAACCTCGCCCTATGGGGTCGAGGCGCTGACCGATGCTCATATCTGCGTTTTCGAACGGACGGATTTCGACCGTTTTGCCCGCGAACATCCGCGTCTCGAGCATAAATTGCTCGAAAGAACCCTGAGCGAACTCGATCGGACCCGGCGCTGGATGCTGCTTCTGGGTCGAATGAATGCCGAACAGAAAGTCGCCAGCTTCCTGCTGGAAATGGCCGAACGGCTCGGCACGAACCAGGCTTCGGGGCCGGAAACCACCGTATCCCTGCCGCTTTCCCGGCAGCAGATCGCCGATGTGCTCGGCCTCACGATCGAAACGGTCAGTCGGCAACTGACCCGGTTGCGCGGTGCCGGGGCGATCGATTTGCCGTCCCGCCGGGAAATTGTCCTGCGCGACACGGCCGACCTGGAATCGCGAGCGGGCTGA
- a CDS encoding beta-ketoacyl-ACP synthase III: MTKKIELTGRPVISSTGLFTPEETITNEELVESFNAYVERFNAQNAQAIDAGEMEPLQPSSVEFIEKASGIRARHVMAKDPILDPEVMAPRWPERSNEELSILAEIGVKAARQALERAGRDAADVDAVLCAASNMERPYPAMAIEIQRELGIDGFGFDMNVACSSATFGIQTAADYVRSGNARSVLVVSPEITSGHLNWRDRDSHFIFGDVATAVLVEDAAMAPDEHWDILGTRLKTVFSNNIRNNFGFLNRASPEGQGKADKLFVQEGRKVFKEVVPMVAEMIVTEADKLGLDPRGLRRLWLHQANAGMNRLIAQRVLGHEASPDESPTVLDTYANTSSAGSIIAFHKHNEDLAEGDVGLICSFGAGYSAGAVFVRKMA; this comes from the coding sequence ATGACCAAGAAGATCGAATTAACCGGGCGCCCTGTCATATCTTCCACCGGGCTTTTCACGCCTGAAGAGACCATCACGAACGAAGAGCTGGTCGAAAGCTTCAATGCCTATGTCGAGCGGTTCAATGCGCAAAATGCGCAAGCGATCGATGCCGGCGAGATGGAACCGCTCCAGCCGAGTTCGGTCGAATTCATCGAAAAGGCCAGCGGGATCAGGGCGCGCCATGTGATGGCGAAAGACCCGATCCTCGACCCCGAGGTCATGGCGCCGCGCTGGCCCGAACGGTCGAACGAGGAGCTTTCGATTCTGGCCGAAATCGGGGTGAAGGCTGCGCGTCAGGCACTGGAGCGCGCCGGGCGCGATGCCGCCGATGTCGATGCCGTGCTGTGCGCCGCATCGAATATGGAGCGGCCCTATCCGGCCATGGCGATAGAGATCCAGCGGGAACTGGGCATCGACGGTTTCGGATTCGACATGAATGTGGCCTGTTCCTCTGCCACCTTCGGTATTCAGACGGCGGCGGATTACGTCCGTTCGGGCAATGCCAGAAGCGTCCTGGTTGTGAGCCCGGAAATCACCAGCGGGCACCTCAATTGGCGCGATCGTGACAGCCATTTCATTTTCGGCGATGTGGCCACGGCGGTCCTAGTCGAAGATGCCGCAATGGCTCCGGACGAGCACTGGGATATTCTCGGGACCAGGCTCAAGACGGTCTTTTCCAACAACATCCGCAACAATTTCGGCTTCCTCAACCGCGCCTCTCCCGAAGGACAGGGGAAGGCGGACAAGCTGTTCGTCCAGGAAGGGCGCAAGGTGTTCAAGGAAGTCGTTCCGATGGTCGCCGAGATGATCGTGACCGAGGCAGACAAGCTCGGCCTCGACCCCCGGGGGCTCCGGCGTTTGTGGTTGCACCAGGCCAATGCAGGGATGAACCGCCTGATCGCGCAGCGTGTTTTGGGGCACGAGGCCAGCCCGGACGAAAGCCCGACCGTGCTCGACACCTATGCCAACACGTCGAGTGCAGGCTCGATCATCGCCTTCCACAAGCACAATGAAGACCTTGCGGAAGGCGATGTCGGCCTGATCTGCAGTTTCGGGGCCGGCTATTCCGCCGGTGCGGTGTTCGTGCGCAAGATGGCATGA
- a CDS encoding phosphatidylserine decarboxylase, whose product MAGNLLDNRGRGDVRWSWPPIHPEGRKFGIIAVVISLVFLIGLDWEIVGWPLLLLSLGVFAFFRDPERVVPQDDGLIVAPADGLVTLIAEVDPPTEMIVDDGSGHAGLEPGKVTRISIFMSVFDVHINRAPIAGTILRAVYIPGSFVDAGLDKASEENERQHILIERTDGLKIGFTQIAGLLARRIVPFVKPGDMVGIGQRVGLIRFGSRVDVYLPSGTDSKVLLGQRTVAGETVLAEIGSQKLIEGVSQ is encoded by the coding sequence ATGGCAGGTAACCTTCTCGATAATCGTGGCCGTGGCGATGTTCGCTGGTCATGGCCTCCGATCCATCCCGAGGGACGCAAGTTCGGCATCATTGCCGTGGTCATCAGCCTGGTCTTCCTGATCGGCCTCGACTGGGAAATCGTGGGCTGGCCGCTATTGTTGCTGTCGCTGGGCGTGTTCGCCTTCTTTCGCGACCCCGAACGCGTGGTCCCGCAGGACGACGGGCTGATCGTCGCGCCGGCCGATGGGCTCGTGACCCTGATTGCCGAAGTCGATCCTCCCACGGAAATGATCGTCGATGATGGCAGCGGGCATGCCGGGCTCGAACCGGGCAAGGTCACCCGTATTTCGATTTTCATGTCGGTATTCGACGTCCATATCAACCGCGCGCCGATCGCCGGGACGATCCTGCGGGCAGTCTATATACCGGGCAGCTTCGTCGATGCAGGTCTGGACAAGGCGAGCGAGGAAAACGAACGGCAGCACATTCTGATCGAGCGGACGGACGGGCTCAAGATCGGTTTCACGCAGATCGCCGGACTCCTGGCGCGGCGGATCGTGCCTTTCGTGAAACCCGGCGATATGGTCGGCATTGGCCAGCGCGTCGGACTGATCCGTTTTGGTAGCCGGGTCGATGTCTATCTTCCCTCCGGCACCGATTCCAAGGTCCTGCTCGGCCAGCGGACCGTCGCGGGCGAGACGGTTCTGGCGGAGATCGGCTCGCAAAAACTGATCGAAGGTGTTTCTCAATGA
- a CDS encoding CDP-alcohol phosphatidyltransferase family protein produces MNGLSDDPHGGSRLGPKASEDEQPTQVHTRALTLRAMIPNAITAAALGSGLTGIRFAIDANWGAAVVAVIIAGLLDGLDGRIARALKAQSRFGAELDSLADSLSFGTAPAIIIFLWSLSAEPRIGWFAALAFAICCALRLARFNAQIDVSDQPHKSLGFLTGVPAPLGAGLAFAPFYLWMATGLDELRNPIFVGVWLVAIALLMISNMATPSWTSIRPRRGIRLEVLALVGLLFAALLVEPWWTLSAICAGYLLLLPYTLFRYARIKRRG; encoded by the coding sequence ATGAATGGACTGTCGGACGATCCACACGGCGGTAGCCGACTCGGGCCGAAGGCGAGCGAGGACGAGCAGCCGACCCAGGTTCACACGCGCGCATTGACGCTGCGCGCCATGATACCCAACGCTATCACGGCTGCCGCATTGGGATCCGGCTTGACCGGAATCCGGTTTGCCATCGACGCCAATTGGGGCGCTGCCGTGGTGGCGGTGATCATTGCGGGCTTGCTCGATGGCCTCGACGGCCGGATCGCCCGGGCGCTCAAGGCGCAATCGCGGTTTGGGGCCGAACTCGACAGCCTTGCCGACTCGTTGAGTTTCGGCACGGCGCCCGCCATCATCATCTTTCTCTGGTCGCTATCGGCGGAGCCGCGCATCGGATGGTTCGCGGCATTGGCGTTCGCGATCTGCTGCGCCTTGCGGCTCGCGCGGTTCAATGCGCAGATCGACGTGTCCGACCAACCGCACAAATCGCTCGGTTTTCTGACCGGTGTGCCGGCGCCGTTGGGGGCAGGGCTGGCCTTTGCGCCGTTCTATTTGTGGATGGCGACCGGGCTCGATGAGTTACGCAATCCGATTTTCGTCGGCGTCTGGCTGGTCGCTATCGCGCTGCTGATGATTTCCAACATGGCGACGCCGAGTTGGACATCGATTCGTCCACGCCGCGGAATCCGTCTCGAGGTGCTGGCGCTGGTAGGGCTGCTGTTCGCCGCTCTGCTGGTCGAGCCCTGGTGGACGCTCAGCGCTATTTGCGCAGGCTACCTTCTGCTCTTGCCCTATACGTTGTTTCGCTACGCGCGGATCAAGCGGCGCGGCTGA
- the rpsB gene encoding 30S ribosomal protein S2 has protein sequence MAAPTVTMQQLIEAGSHFGHQTHRWNPRMKPYIFGARNGIHIIDLSQTVPLFARALDFVQQTARSGGKVLFVGTKRQAQDAIREAALASGQHYVNHRWLGGMLTNWKTISERIKHLKSLDERLSGDTAGLTKKEVLDLTRKRDKLEMSLGGIRNMGGIPDVMFVIDANMEDLAIKEANVLGIPVVAVLDTNVDPEGIAFPVPGNDDAARAIRLYCEAVAEAAKSGKGEGIQDSGADVGAMENPPEETVAA, from the coding sequence ATGGCGGCTCCTACCGTCACGATGCAGCAATTGATCGAGGCCGGCTCGCACTTCGGCCACCAGACCCACCGTTGGAACCCGCGCATGAAGCCGTACATTTTCGGCGCGCGCAACGGCATCCACATCATCGACCTGTCGCAGACCGTGCCGCTCTTCGCCCGCGCGCTCGACTTCGTGCAGCAGACCGCGCGTTCGGGCGGCAAGGTGCTGTTCGTCGGCACCAAGCGCCAGGCGCAGGACGCGATCCGCGAAGCTGCGCTCGCTTCGGGCCAGCACTACGTCAACCACCGCTGGCTCGGCGGCATGCTGACCAACTGGAAGACCATCAGCGAACGCATCAAGCACCTCAAGTCGCTCGACGAGCGCCTCTCGGGTGACACTGCGGGCCTGACCAAGAAGGAAGTGCTCGACCTTACCCGCAAGCGCGACAAGCTCGAAATGTCGCTCGGCGGCATCCGCAACATGGGCGGCATTCCCGACGTGATGTTCGTGATCGACGCCAACATGGAAGACCTGGCCATCAAGGAAGCCAACGTCCTCGGTATCCCGGTGGTCGCTGTGCTCGACACCAACGTCGATCCCGAAGGTATCGCCTTCCCGGTCCCGGGCAACGACGACGCTGCCCGCGCCATCCGCCTCTACTGCGAAGCGGTCGCCGAAGCTGCCAAGAGCGGCAAGGGCGAAGGCATCCAGGATTCGGGTGCCGATGTCGGCGCCATGGAAAACCCGCCCGAAGAAACCGTAGCGGCCTGA
- the tsf gene encoding translation elongation factor Ts → MAAFTAADVKALREKTGAGMMDAKKALEGANGDIEAAVDALRAKGLATAQKKSSRTAAEGLVGVAVEGTKGVAVEVNSETDFVAKNDKFQDFVRKTTQVALNASNDDVEALKAAAYPDGGTVADKLTDNVATIGENQQVRRMKTVSVTKGVIVPYMHNAVAPDLGKIGVLVALESEGDAAKLEELGKKLAMHIAAAFPQALTAEGLDADVIERERAIAREKAAESGKPENVQEKMVEGAIVKYAKENALLSQVFVMDNKTPIAQVVEQAAKDIGAKVELVDYVRFQLGEGIEKEESDFAAEVAAAVAG, encoded by the coding sequence ATGGCTGCATTCACTGCCGCTGACGTGAAGGCCCTGCGCGAAAAGACCGGCGCGGGCATGATGGACGCCAAGAAGGCCCTCGAAGGCGCCAATGGCGATATCGAAGCCGCTGTCGACGCCCTGCGCGCCAAGGGCCTCGCCACCGCTCAGAAAAAGTCGAGCCGTACCGCCGCCGAAGGTCTCGTCGGCGTTGCCGTCGAAGGCACCAAGGGCGTCGCCGTCGAGGTGAACTCGGAAACCGACTTCGTCGCCAAGAACGACAAGTTCCAGGATTTCGTGCGCAAGACCACGCAGGTCGCGCTCAACGCATCGAATGACGACGTCGAAGCACTCAAGGCCGCCGCCTATCCCGATGGTGGAACTGTTGCCGACAAGCTGACCGACAATGTCGCGACCATCGGCGAGAACCAGCAGGTTCGCCGCATGAAGACCGTTTCGGTCACCAAAGGCGTGATCGTGCCCTACATGCACAACGCGGTCGCACCCGACCTCGGCAAGATCGGCGTCCTGGTGGCGCTCGAGAGCGAAGGCGATGCCGCCAAGCTCGAAGAGCTCGGCAAGAAGCTGGCGATGCACATTGCCGCCGCCTTCCCGCAGGCGCTGACCGCCGAAGGCCTTGATGCCGACGTGATCGAGCGTGAGCGCGCGATCGCCCGCGAAAAGGCTGCCGAGAGCGGTAAGCCCGAAAACGTCCAGGAAAAGATGGTCGAAGGCGCGATTGTTAAATACGCCAAGGAAAACGCTCTGCTCAGCCAAGTCTTCGTGATGGACAACAAAACCCCCATCGCGCAAGTCGTCGAGCAGGCCGCCAAGGATATCGGCGCGAAAGTCGAACTGGTGGACTATGTCCGTTTCCAGCTCGGTGAGGGCATCGAAAAGGAAGAATCGGACTTCGCAGCGGAAGTCGCGGCGGCCGTTGCTGGATAA
- the pyrH gene encoding UMP kinase, whose amino-acid sequence MPLSTMKRVLLKLSGEVLMGDQQFGIDPAFVMELAKEVKAAKETGLELCLVIGGGNIFRGMAGAAQGMDRAQADYMGMLATVMNALAMQSALEQLGVQTRVQSAVQMDQVCEPVIRRRAERHLEKGRIVIFAAGVGAPYFTTDSGAALRAAEMNCDALLKGTSVDGVYDSDPKKNADAKRYDTVTYGKVLADNLKVMDASAVALCRDNNIPIVVFSIREKGNLARVIAGEGTQTIVQN is encoded by the coding sequence ATGCCCTTATCGACCATGAAACGTGTCCTGCTGAAGCTTTCGGGCGAGGTGCTGATGGGCGATCAGCAGTTCGGTATCGATCCGGCGTTCGTCATGGAACTGGCCAAGGAAGTGAAAGCGGCCAAGGAGACTGGTCTGGAGCTCTGCCTGGTCATTGGGGGGGGCAACATCTTTCGCGGGATGGCCGGCGCGGCTCAGGGGATGGACCGCGCCCAGGCCGACTACATGGGAATGCTGGCCACGGTGATGAATGCGCTGGCGATGCAGAGCGCGCTGGAGCAGCTCGGGGTTCAGACCCGCGTACAGAGCGCCGTGCAGATGGATCAGGTCTGCGAGCCGGTGATCCGCCGCCGCGCCGAACGTCACCTTGAAAAAGGTCGCATCGTGATCTTCGCTGCGGGCGTCGGCGCCCCCTATTTCACCACCGATAGCGGCGCGGCCTTGCGCGCTGCGGAAATGAATTGCGACGCGTTGCTCAAGGGCACCAGCGTCGATGGGGTCTACGACAGCGATCCCAAGAAAAACGCCGATGCCAAGCGCTACGACACAGTGACCTACGGAAAAGTCCTCGCCGATAATCTGAAGGTGATGGATGCCAGCGCGGTCGCCCTATGCCGTGACAACAATATCCCGATCGTCGTCTTCTCGATCCGCGAGAAGGGCAACCTTGCCCGGGTCATCGCGGGTGAGGGCACACAGACGATCGTGCAGAACTGA
- the frr gene encoding ribosome recycling factor: protein MAKYDKTDIERRMKGAVESLKGDLSGLRTGRANTSLLDPVVVEVYGSMMPLNQVATVSAPEPRMLSVQVWDKANVTAVEKGIAKANLGLNPMIDGQNVRLPMPDLTEERRKELAKVAGEYGEKAKIAIRNVRRDGMEALKDDEKKKEISEDEQKRGETEVQKLTDQYVAECDATVQKKEQEILSQ from the coding sequence ATGGCCAAATACGACAAGACCGATATCGAGCGCCGCATGAAGGGCGCCGTGGAAAGCCTGAAGGGCGATTTGTCGGGCCTGAGGACGGGGCGGGCGAATACCAGCCTTCTCGATCCCGTGGTGGTCGAGGTCTATGGTTCGATGATGCCGCTCAATCAGGTCGCCACCGTCAGCGCGCCCGAACCTCGCATGCTCAGCGTGCAGGTGTGGGACAAAGCGAATGTGACTGCGGTCGAAAAGGGTATCGCCAAGGCCAATCTCGGACTCAATCCGATGATCGACGGGCAGAATGTGCGCCTGCCGATGCCGGATCTGACCGAGGAACGCCGCAAGGAACTCGCCAAGGTCGCGGGAGAATACGGCGAGAAGGCCAAGATCGCGATCCGCAATGTACGCCGCGACGGCATGGAAGCGCTGAAGGACGACGAGAAGAAAAAGGAAATCTCGGAAGACGAGCAGAAGCGCGGCGAGACCGAGGTGCAGAAGCTCACCGATCAATATGTCGCCGAATGCGATGCCACGGTGCAAAAGAAAGAACAGGAAATCCTGTCGCAGTGA
- the uppS gene encoding polyprenyl diphosphate synthase, with the protein MDGNGRWAKRKHLPRAMGHRKGVEAVRELVRSLKDTSIECLTLYAFSSENWKRPEDEVDDLMNLMRKFIKSDLPEFIANDIKLHILGNWQGLAPDIVEMLEDALQKTSKGSRTLAVALNYGSQAEITQAARKAAEAGEVTEEAIERHLYSAPLPPLDLLIRTSGEVRLSNFLLWQAAYAEMLFIDVLWPDFTPDHLKRALADFAERERRFGGR; encoded by the coding sequence ATGGATGGCAATGGCCGCTGGGCGAAGCGCAAGCACCTCCCGCGGGCGATGGGGCATCGCAAGGGTGTGGAGGCAGTGCGCGAACTCGTGCGCAGCCTTAAGGACACGTCTATCGAGTGCCTGACACTCTACGCGTTTTCGTCCGAAAACTGGAAGCGACCCGAAGACGAGGTCGATGATCTGATGAACCTGATGCGCAAGTTCATCAAATCGGATCTGCCTGAATTCATTGCCAATGACATAAAACTCCATATTCTCGGGAATTGGCAGGGGCTTGCGCCGGATATTGTCGAAATGCTCGAGGATGCGCTGCAAAAGACGTCGAAAGGGTCACGCACGCTGGCAGTCGCCTTGAACTACGGTTCTCAGGCCGAAATCACGCAGGCGGCGCGCAAGGCCGCCGAAGCAGGCGAAGTGACCGAGGAGGCGATCGAGCGTCACCTCTACAGTGCCCCGCTCCCCCCGCTGGACCTGCTGATCCGCACCAGCGGCGAAGTACGCTTGTCGAATTTTCTCTTGTGGCAGGCGGCTTATGCAGAGATGCTGTTCATCGACGTGCTGTGGCCGGACTTCACGCCCGATCACCTGAAACGCGCGCTGGCCGATTTCGCGGAGAGGGAGAGGCGATTTGGCGGACGCTGA
- a CDS encoding phosphatidate cytidylyltransferase, giving the protein MADAETVAEGTVRKNPDLPVRIVSAAVMIALAVGALLAGAPWFGWFILAVALVTMLEFVLLVIKATPNVSYRLAGILAGAIYIGIAGYMLSRFPIPIVVGVVGAVVSVDTFAYFFGRTLGGPKIAPSISPSKTWAGLLGGIVGASVWIAGWIYFVARATSGDSTMFFDLAEAGQILALGAVTAVAAQAGDFFESWLKRKAGVKDSSKLIPGHGGVFDRTDGMIPVVLLAGALLGAAR; this is encoded by the coding sequence TTGGCGGACGCTGAGACAGTGGCGGAAGGGACCGTTCGGAAAAACCCCGATCTTCCCGTGCGGATCGTTTCCGCCGCGGTGATGATCGCGCTTGCGGTCGGGGCATTGCTGGCGGGCGCTCCATGGTTTGGCTGGTTCATCCTTGCAGTGGCGCTCGTCACCATGCTCGAATTCGTCCTGCTGGTGATCAAGGCTACGCCGAACGTGTCCTATCGCCTTGCAGGCATACTGGCCGGTGCGATCTATATCGGCATAGCGGGCTATATGCTCTCGCGGTTTCCGATCCCGATCGTCGTCGGCGTTGTTGGCGCGGTCGTCTCCGTCGATACCTTCGCCTATTTCTTCGGCCGCACGCTCGGCGGGCCGAAAATCGCTCCCTCCATCAGCCCGTCGAAGACCTGGGCCGGGCTGTTGGGCGGCATTGTCGGAGCGTCGGTGTGGATCGCGGGCTGGATCTATTTCGTGGCCAGAGCGACGTCGGGCGACAGTACGATGTTCTTCGATCTTGCCGAAGCGGGGCAGATTCTTGCTCTTGGGGCAGTGACGGCGGTTGCGGCCCAGGCTGGCGATTTTTTCGAAAGCTGGCTCAAACGCAAGGCCGGGGTCAAGGACAGCTCCAAGCTCATCCCGGGACATGGCGGCGTTTTCGACAGGACTGACGGGATGATCCCCGTAGTGTTGCTGGCGGGCGCGTTGCTGGGCGCGGCGCGGTGA
- the dxr gene encoding 1-deoxy-D-xylulose-5-phosphate reductoisomerase: MKRSISILGATGSVGEQTLDLVRRNAESWKVTALTANSNVAELARAAREFRADIAVVADERYLGDLRDALAGSGIEAAAGRAALCEAASRPVDITMAAIVGCAGLGPVMAAIEQGGTIALANKEALVSAGEVMTAAVAKHGATLLPVDSEHNAIFQCLQGGEIGDVRSITLTASGGPLRMIEDLSAVTPEQAIAHPNWDMGAKISVDSATMFNKGLELIEAHHLFPLKLDRIRIVVHPQSVIHSLVEYRDGSTLAQLGPSDMRVPIASCLAWPARMDTPMEPLDLPAIGEMTFFAPDEVRFPATRLAREAAEAGGAAPAVLNAANEIAVAAFLDRKIAFSRIAVLVENVLNQNDLPDAPRTLEEVLRVDEDARRRATRILEPV; this comes from the coding sequence GTGAAGCGTTCGATTTCGATCCTTGGCGCGACCGGTTCGGTCGGTGAACAGACGCTCGATCTCGTGCGCCGCAATGCCGAGAGCTGGAAGGTGACCGCCCTGACCGCCAATTCGAACGTCGCCGAGCTTGCCAGGGCGGCGCGCGAATTCCGCGCGGATATCGCCGTTGTGGCGGACGAACGCTATCTCGGCGACCTGCGCGATGCCTTGGCGGGAAGCGGGATCGAGGCGGCCGCCGGCCGCGCTGCGCTGTGCGAAGCGGCCTCGCGCCCGGTCGACATCACCATGGCGGCGATCGTCGGCTGTGCCGGGCTCGGTCCCGTCATGGCGGCGATAGAGCAGGGCGGGACAATCGCGCTCGCCAACAAGGAAGCGCTGGTTTCGGCGGGCGAAGTGATGACCGCGGCTGTTGCGAAACACGGCGCGACGCTGCTGCCGGTCGACAGCGAACACAATGCGATTTTTCAATGCCTGCAGGGTGGCGAGATTGGGGATGTCCGGTCGATCACGCTGACCGCCAGCGGCGGCCCGCTGCGCATGATCGAAGACCTTTCCGCTGTGACGCCCGAACAGGCGATCGCGCATCCCAATTGGGACATGGGCGCCAAGATCAGTGTCGATAGCGCGACCATGTTCAACAAGGGGCTCGAGCTGATCGAGGCGCATCACCTTTTCCCGCTCAAGCTCGACCGAATTCGCATTGTTGTCCATCCGCAGAGCGTGATTCACTCTCTGGTAGAATACCGCGACGGGTCGACGCTGGCCCAGCTTGGTCCGTCGGACATGCGCGTTCCCATCGCCTCATGCCTCGCCTGGCCCGCGCGGATGGATACGCCGATGGAGCCGCTCGATCTGCCTGCCATCGGCGAGATGACCTTCTTCGCCCCGGACGAGGTACGTTTCCCCGCGACCAGACTGGCGCGCGAGGCGGCCGAGGCGGGCGGGGCCGCCCCGGCAGTGCTCAACGCCGCAAACGAGATCGCGGTGGCGGCCTTTCTCGATCGTAAGATTGCGTTCAGCAGGATCGCGGTATTGGTCGAAAACGTTCTGAACCAGAACGATCTGCCCGATGCACCGCGAACCCTCGAAGAGGTCTTGCGCGTTGACGAGGATGCACGCCGCCGCGCCACCCGTATTCTGGAGCCTGTCTGA
- the rseP gene encoding RIP metalloprotease RseP, whose amino-acid sequence MNLPLWLYYVIGFPLLLGPLVTIHELGHYIVGRWFGVHAEAFSVGFGKEIWGFTDKRGTRWKLSALPLGGYVQFKGDMNPASIPDAEAVAQASVEERRGSFHHAALWKRALIVFAGPATNILLTLAIFAGFFAFYGKPVPADADGQLTVARFAEISPARAAGIEVGDRIVAVEGERMEDFRDVQDSIMLYPGRTLDITIERDGAEQTFAVPVRSVEMEDRFGNVSKVGLIGVASGAAGFEFEPQGIASSLGLAVDHSIGIVDMMVTGIGQIFTGERSVQELGGPVKIAKFSGEQLSLGAMAFINFVALISLNLAFINLLPIPALDGGHLAFYAAEAVRRKPVGPRGTEVAYRAGVALVLMLMVFVTINDLVTLPVFGN is encoded by the coding sequence GTGAACCTGCCTCTTTGGCTCTATTATGTCATCGGGTTTCCGTTGCTGCTTGGGCCGCTCGTCACGATTCACGAGCTGGGTCACTATATCGTCGGCCGCTGGTTCGGCGTTCATGCCGAAGCGTTCTCGGTCGGATTCGGTAAGGAAATCTGGGGTTTCACCGATAAACGTGGCACGCGGTGGAAGCTTTCCGCACTCCCGCTCGGGGGGTATGTGCAGTTCAAGGGCGATATGAACCCCGCCAGTATTCCCGATGCCGAGGCGGTGGCGCAGGCCAGCGTTGAAGAGCGCCGGGGCAGTTTTCACCATGCGGCGCTGTGGAAGCGTGCGCTGATCGTATTCGCGGGACCCGCGACCAACATTCTTCTCACCCTGGCGATCTTCGCGGGGTTTTTCGCCTTCTACGGCAAGCCGGTTCCGGCCGATGCGGACGGCCAGCTCACCGTCGCCCGGTTCGCCGAGATATCGCCCGCACGTGCAGCCGGGATCGAGGTGGGTGACCGGATCGTGGCGGTCGAAGGTGAGCGGATGGAGGATTTCCGGGATGTGCAGGATTCGATCATGCTCTATCCTGGTCGCACGCTCGACATCACGATCGAACGCGACGGTGCCGAACAGACCTTTGCGGTGCCCGTGCGCAGCGTGGAGATGGAGGATCGCTTCGGCAATGTGTCGAAGGTCGGGCTGATCGGGGTCGCCTCGGGTGCAGCCGGTTTCGAGTTCGAACCACAGGGTATCGCCTCCTCGCTGGGGCTGGCTGTCGACCATTCCATCGGCATCGTCGACATGATGGTCACCGGGATCGGCCAGATTTTCACCGGCGAGCGTTCGGTTCAGGAGCTTGGCGGCCCGGTCAAGATCGCCAAGTTTTCGGGCGAGCAGCTCAGCCTTGGGGCCATGGCCTTCATCAATTTCGTCGCACTGATTTCGCTTAACTTGGCATTCATCAACCTCCTGCCAATCCCCGCTCTCGACGGCGGGCACCTGGCTTTCTACGCGGCGGAAGCAGTTCGCCGGAAGCCGGTGGGTCCCCGTGGAACCGAAGTGGCGTACCGCGCCGGCGTGGCCCTCGTGCTTATGCTGATGGTGTTCGTCACGATCAACGATCTGGTGACGCTTCCCGTATTCGGGAATTAG